The following proteins are co-located in the Nomia melanderi isolate GNS246 chromosome 1, iyNomMela1, whole genome shotgun sequence genome:
- the Abi gene encoding tyrosine kinase Abl isoform X1 produces MAEYRASSYSVSSGVGSDSEIMAELAAFLGQEIPEGRSNLADNHINLERVADYCEANYFQADNKRIALEETKNFTTQSLASVAYQINTLAYNFLQLLDLQTSQLAEMESQMNHIAQTVMIHKEKVARREIGVLTANKITVRQYKIIAPAIPEKPIKYVRKSIDYTILDDIGHGVRSSGTPRSKQRGGSQGSVQSLGAASTGSGLGAAMVGPAPTTKPPTPPQTVRTGTLSKGSREYRTPPAVAPPQVPSHYAPNYPLGHPRRERGPGYSTLPLHAHTTSHATHNANHNAHTNTITQHTSPPQVGTVHPLQSHPQTPPPAPSSVTAGYVQEQHNSMPPPPSPLVGITGDMSDYGGHHTLPHRLSHQISRGSGASSPPLPPPPPPEQEEHSQFGRPIQSSGAIMPIVPDEEDLPGWVPKNYIEKVVAIYDYYADKEDELSFQESSVIYVLKKNDDGWWEGVMDGITGLFPGNYVEPCV; encoded by the exons ATGGCTGAGTACA GAGCGAGTTCGTACAGTGTATCATCGGGTGTGGGCAGTGATTCGGAAATTATGGCCGAGCTAGCAGCATTCCTGGGCCAGGAAATCCCTGAGGGGAGAAGTAATCTGGCTGACAATCATATAAATTTGGAGCGGGTTGCTGATTACTGTGAagctaattattttcaagcggACAATAAAAGAATAGCTTTGGAGGAGACCAAAAATTTTACGACACAGTCATTGGCCAGTGTAGCGTACCAAATAAATACTCTTgcttataattttttacaacTGTTGGATTTGCAAACATCGCAATTAGCTGAAATGGAGAGCCAAATGAATCACATCGCTCAAACAGTTATGATACACAAAGAGAAAGTGGCCAGAAGAGAAATAGGTGTTTTAACAGCAAATAAGATTACAGTGCGTCAGTACAAAATTATTGCACCAGCAATTCCTGAGAAACCAATTAAATATGTTAGGAAAAGTATTGATTATACAATCTTGGATGATATTGGACATGGGGTACGCAGCAGTGGTACTCCAAGGAGTAAACAACGTGGTGGTAGTCAAGGAAGTGTCCAAAGTTTGGGTGCTGCTTCCACTGGTTCTGGGTTGGGTGCTGCTATGGTAGGACCAGCACCAACCACAAAGCCCCCTACTCCTCCTCAGACAGTAAGAACTG GAACATTAAGCAAAGGATCAAGAGAATATAGGACACCACCCGCTGTAGCCCCACCCCAAGTTCCTAGTCATTATGCTCCTAATTATCCGTTAGGTCATCCCAGAAGGGAGCGAGGTCCTGGTTATAGTACCTTACCTTTACATGCCCACACTACATCTCACGCTACTCATAATGCTAACCACAATGCCCACACAAACACTATAACACAACACACTTCGCCACCTCAGGTAGGAACAGTTCACCCCCTCCAAAGTCATCCGCAAACTCCACCACCTGCACCATCCAGCGTGACTGCAGGATATGTTCAAGAGCAACACAATAGTATGCCTC CGCCACCATCACCGTTGGTCGGTATAACAGGTGACATGTCGGATTACGGTGGTCATCACACTTTACCACACAGGCTCTCGCATCAAATTAGTCGAGGCAGCGGTGCGAGTAGTCCACCACTGCCGCCACCTCCACCACCTGAACAAGAGGAACACTCGCAATTCGGTAGACCTATACAATCCAGCGGCGCTATCATGCCTATTGTACCAGATGAGGAGGACTTACCTGGATGGGTGCCCAAGAATTACATCGAGAAAG TGGTTGCAATTTACGATTATTACGCTGACAAAGAAGATGAATTGAGTTTCCAGGAAAGCTCTGTAATTTATGTATTGAAGAAGAACGATGACGGGTGGTGGGAGGGAGTCATGGATGGTATAACGGGCTTGTTCCCTGGGAATTACGTAGAACCCTGTGTTTAA
- the Abi gene encoding tyrosine kinase Abl isoform X2: MAELAAFLGQEIPEGRSNLADNHINLERVADYCEANYFQADNKRIALEETKNFTTQSLASVAYQINTLAYNFLQLLDLQTSQLAEMESQMNHIAQTVMIHKEKVARREIGVLTANKITVRQYKIIAPAIPEKPIKYVRKSIDYTILDDIGHGVRSSGTPRSKQRGGSQGSVQSLGAASTGSGLGAAMVGPAPTTKPPTPPQTVRTGTLSKGSREYRTPPAVAPPQVPSHYAPNYPLGHPRRERGPGYSTLPLHAHTTSHATHNANHNAHTNTITQHTSPPQVGTVHPLQSHPQTPPPAPSSVTAGYVQEQHNSMPPPPSPLVGITGDMSDYGGHHTLPHRLSHQISRGSGASSPPLPPPPPPEQEEHSQFGRPIQSSGAIMPIVPDEEDLPGWVPKNYIEKVVAIYDYYADKEDELSFQESSVIYVLKKNDDGWWEGVMDGITGLFPGNYVEPCV, encoded by the exons ATGGCCGAGCTAGCAGCATTCCTGGGCCAGGAAATCCCTGAGGGGAGAAGTAATCTGGCTGACAATCATATAAATTTGGAGCGGGTTGCTGATTACTGTGAagctaattattttcaagcggACAATAAAAGAATAGCTTTGGAGGAGACCAAAAATTTTACGACACAGTCATTGGCCAGTGTAGCGTACCAAATAAATACTCTTgcttataattttttacaacTGTTGGATTTGCAAACATCGCAATTAGCTGAAATGGAGAGCCAAATGAATCACATCGCTCAAACAGTTATGATACACAAAGAGAAAGTGGCCAGAAGAGAAATAGGTGTTTTAACAGCAAATAAGATTACAGTGCGTCAGTACAAAATTATTGCACCAGCAATTCCTGAGAAACCAATTAAATATGTTAGGAAAAGTATTGATTATACAATCTTGGATGATATTGGACATGGGGTACGCAGCAGTGGTACTCCAAGGAGTAAACAACGTGGTGGTAGTCAAGGAAGTGTCCAAAGTTTGGGTGCTGCTTCCACTGGTTCTGGGTTGGGTGCTGCTATGGTAGGACCAGCACCAACCACAAAGCCCCCTACTCCTCCTCAGACAGTAAGAACTG GAACATTAAGCAAAGGATCAAGAGAATATAGGACACCACCCGCTGTAGCCCCACCCCAAGTTCCTAGTCATTATGCTCCTAATTATCCGTTAGGTCATCCCAGAAGGGAGCGAGGTCCTGGTTATAGTACCTTACCTTTACATGCCCACACTACATCTCACGCTACTCATAATGCTAACCACAATGCCCACACAAACACTATAACACAACACACTTCGCCACCTCAGGTAGGAACAGTTCACCCCCTCCAAAGTCATCCGCAAACTCCACCACCTGCACCATCCAGCGTGACTGCAGGATATGTTCAAGAGCAACACAATAGTATGCCTC CGCCACCATCACCGTTGGTCGGTATAACAGGTGACATGTCGGATTACGGTGGTCATCACACTTTACCACACAGGCTCTCGCATCAAATTAGTCGAGGCAGCGGTGCGAGTAGTCCACCACTGCCGCCACCTCCACCACCTGAACAAGAGGAACACTCGCAATTCGGTAGACCTATACAATCCAGCGGCGCTATCATGCCTATTGTACCAGATGAGGAGGACTTACCTGGATGGGTGCCCAAGAATTACATCGAGAAAG TGGTTGCAATTTACGATTATTACGCTGACAAAGAAGATGAATTGAGTTTCCAGGAAAGCTCTGTAATTTATGTATTGAAGAAGAACGATGACGGGTGGTGGGAGGGAGTCATGGATGGTATAACGGGCTTGTTCCCTGGGAATTACGTAGAACCCTGTGTTTAA
- the LOC116429494 gene encoding TELO2-interacting protein 2 codes for MNDLLKELEAMKISGDFSEEGLWSACIDLIQKSYVPEKTIGASRPCEEKDFREYRQIVDRNLRNIRSMLHHIVHSCNEGIVQIDLNASAVRTFTINLVLLIGEHHERNLWNTAESVSISKELLSNILGLHRCQTTAQFFMEQDNFITALLSLRPKLMKDTWKAYPAAVACYKWLLYQTEKPALYSHMGDVLPTALIIVDDYMPDNVVIGLQCLLQIIQHSHLKKGLIDTGYAKVMFHALERLTHQREAKYVILVYLCITSLLATMEHWDDTLNVFEWTQRDDVLAVLLDNMEFEQNVELRRVYMLSLPQLLTNIGCAKWCERLTRILTEYCEHHTDLRTLKATLETAKTFLLMFHLRVAAHCVPLYTAFLKLHFDLTETPVFDKEIMQNLEDCICLLYKLSPNVGCAVMKDDRMRSVIKNSLQVVCLGDTKYFE; via the exons ATGAATGATCTTTTGAAAGAACTAGAGGCTATGAAAATTTCCGGTGATTTCTCCGAAGAGGGATTATGGTCGGCGTGCATTGATCTTATCCAAAAAAGTTATGTTCCTGAGAAAACGATTGGTGCTAGCCGTCCTTGTGAGGAGAAAGACTTTAGGGAATACAGGCAAATAGTGGACAGGAATTTGCGAAACATCAGATCTATGCTCCATCATATTGTTCACAGTTGTAACGAAGGAATTGTGCAAATAGATTTAAATGCATCGGCTGTTAGGACTTTTACCATTAACTTAGTATTACTCATTGGAGAGCATCACGAGAGAAATCTATGGAATACTGCAGAATCTGTGTCTATCTCCAAAGAATTATTGAGCAATATTTTGGGACTACATAGATGCCAGACCACAGCTCAGTTTTTCATGGAACAAGACAATTTTATTACAGCATTGTTATCATTAAGACCTAAGTTAATGAAAGATACTTGGAAAGCTTATCCAGCAGCTGTAGCATGTTATAAATGGCTTTTATATCAAACAGAG aaacCAGCTTTGTATAGTCATATGGGTGATGTTCTTCCAACAGCTTTAATAATTGTTGATGACTATATGCCAGACAATGTGGTAATAGGTCTTCAATGTTTACttcaaattattcaacattCCCATTTG AAAAAGGGATTAATAGACACTGGATATGCCAAAGTAATGTTTCATGCTTTAGAACGTTTGACTCATCAGAGAGAGGCCAAATATGTGATACTGGTATATTTGTGCATAACTAGTTTGTTAGCTACTATGGAACATTGGGATGATACCTTAAATGTATTTGAA TGGACACAACGTGATGATGTTCTGGCTGTTTTGTTAGATAACATGGAATTTGAACAAAATGTAGAACTCAGACGTGTCTATATGTTAAGCTTGCCTCAACTTTTGACTAACATTGGCTGCGCAAAATGGTGTGAAAGATTGACCAGAATACTGACTGAATACTGTGAGCATCATACAGATCTTAGAACACTGAAGGCAACATTGgag ACTGCCAAGACGTttctattaatgtttcatttacgaGTCGCAGCTCACTGTGTACCTTTATACACAGCATTTTTAAAACTGCACTTCGATTTAACCGAGACACCAGTATTTGACAAAGAAATAATGCAAAATTTGGAGGACTGTATTTGCTTGTTATACAAATTGTCCCCAAATGTAGGTTGTGCAGTCATGAAGGATGATCGAATGCGTTCAGTGATAAAAAATAGTCTGCAAGTAGTTTGCCTAGGTGATACCAAATACTTCGAGTGA
- the Cyp304a1 gene encoding putative cytochrome P450 304a1 — protein sequence MSPFLIAILLLLIGYKFYEFITCVPPNTPPCLPRLPFVGSYWHMLWGNYAYPHKTLRYYVNKLKSKVVTCYLGPFCCVIANDYNSIKELLMKEDFDGRPTEVDVLKARAFGSTMGIFFTEGTFWHEQRRFSLRHMRDFGLGRRQEKYEAEMMEEVTQLIDMLKNGPTNDQEKTFLRKGEAYFPDVLFPYSANSIWNIAFGERLDRTEHHKLIQFCKSAMVFQRAADTTGGAIFQRAFLKYFGNMFGYTNIIKGHYGMVDFIQGYVDQRKSTHTSDSDNGMIDRYLAEMKKRTEASSFSEKQLVMTIVDYMFPALSAMPSTVVHMIKYTMHHPEVMKKVQDEIDSVVGTGRIVNWEDRKNLPYTEATIREGLRRETLTPFGVLHKSLRNTTLSGYNIPMNTLAIANLGGLNSDPDLWGDPENFRPERFLNDDGKLGKDYSLPFGFGHRVCTGETFARYNIFALYAALMQNFNFEFVDGEPTGLNDKLPGLIVTPKETWIRVVPRH from the exons ATGTCGCCTTTCTTAATTGCAATATTACTTCTACTCATAGGATACAAATTCTACGAATTTATCACCTGTGTACCACCAAATACTCCGCCAT GTTTGCCCCGTCTACCGTTCGTAGGATCGTACTGGCACATGCTCTGGGGCAATTACGCGTATCCTCATAAAACACTCCGATACTATGTGAATAAATTGAAGTCCAAAGTTGTGACCTGTTATTTGGGACCATTTTGCTGCGTCATAGCCAATGACTATAACAGTATCAAAGAATTGTTAATGAAAGAAGACTTCGATGGCAGACCGACCGAAGTAGACGTTTTGAAGGCGAGAGCTTTCGGATCGACGATGGGCATCTTTTTCACCGAAGGCACGTTCTGGCACGAACAAAGACGATTTAGCCTCCGACACATGAGGGATTTCGGTCTCGGCAGACGCCAGGAAAAATACGAAGCAGAGATGATGGAAGAAGTCACGCAACTCATTGACATGTTGAAGAACGGACCTACCAATGATCAAGAAAAG ACATTCCTGAGGAAGGGCGAAGCTTACTTCCCAGACGTCCTGTTTCCGTATTCCGCAAACAGTATTTGGAACATAGCATTCGGCGAAAGATTAGATAGAACGGAACACCATAAGTTGATACAGTTTTGCAAGTCTGCCATGGTGTTTCAAAGAGCAGCTGACACCACCGGTGGGGCTATTTTCCAACGGGCATTTCTAAAGTATTTCGGAAACATGTTTGGATATACTAACATCATAAAAGGGCATTACGGCATGGTGGACTTCATCCAA GGATACGTAGACCAGCGGAAGAGCACGCACACGAGCGACTCCGACAATGGGATGATAGACAGATACCTGGCAGAGATGAAGAAACGGACTGAGGCGTccagtttctctgagaaacaacTTGTCATGACCATTGTGGACTACATGTTTCCAGCTCTGTCAGCCATGCCGAGTACCGTTGTGCACATGATAAAATACACGATGCACCATCCGGAAGTTATGAAGAAGGTGCAGGATGAAATAGACAGTGTGGTTGGTACCGGAAGAATCGTGAATTGGGAAGACAGAAAGAA TCTACCGTACACCGAGGCAACTATACGGGAAGGTCTCAGACGCGAAACATTGACGCCATTTGGTGTGCTTCATAAGTCCTTGAGGAATACTACTCTCTCCGGTTACAACATTCCGATGAACACGTTAGCGATTGCGAATTTAGGCGGCCTGAATAGTGATCCAGATCTTTGGGGAGATCCTGAGAACTTCCGGCCGGAGAGATTCCTCAACGACGATGGCAAATTAGGCAAAGATTACTCGTTACCGTTTGGATTTG GACATCGCGTGTGTACCGGAGAAACTTTCGCGAGATACAATATATTTGCATTGTACGCCGCGCTAATGCAGAACTTCAATTTTGAGTTCGTGGATGGAGAGCCTACGGGACTGAATGATAAGTTGCCAGGTTTAATTGTTACTCCTAAAGAAACGTGGATTCGAGTGGTACCGCGTCATTGA
- the twr gene encoding signal peptidase complex catalytic subunit SEC11 homolog C twr, translating to MWHSTFDDVRRMNKRQFLYQVLSFGMIVSSALMMWKGLMVVTGTESPIVVVLSGSMEPAFHRGDLLFLTNYRDEPVRVGDIVVFKVEGRDIPIVHRVLKLHELNDEENTVKFLTKGDNNSVDDRGLYAAGQLWLTHKDVVGKAKGFLPYVGIVTIYMNEYPKLKYSVLMFLGMYIFVHRE from the exons ATGTGGCACTCTACATTTGACGATGTGCGACGGATGAATAAACGACag TTTCTGTATCAAGTGTTAAGTTTTGGTATGATCGTTTCGTCCGCGTTGATGATGTGGAAAGGATTGATGGTTGTAACAGGCACTGAAAGTCCGATTGTGGTTGTACTCAG TGGTAGCATGGAGCCAGCATTTCACAGGggggatttattatttttaaccaaTTACCGTGATGAACCAGTCAGGGTAGGAGATATTGTTGTCTTTAAAGTTGAGGGTAGGGATATTCCAATTGTACACAGAGTACTTAAGCTACATGAACT GAATGATGAAGAAAATACTGTTAAATTTCTGACGAAAGGTGATAATAACTCTGTTGATGATAGAGGTTTATATGCAGCTGGTCAGTTGTGGCTAACGCATAAAGATGTTGTTGGTAAAGCAAAGGGTTTCTTACCATATGTGGGAATAGTCACTATATATATGAATGAGTATCCCAAATTGAAATACTCAGTGCTGATGTTTTTGggaatgtatatttttgtacacAGGGAGTAA
- the Efr gene encoding ER GDP-fucose transporter → MNAAIAIACVFIGCCSNVVFLELLVKEDPGSGNLITFSQFLFISFEGFLFTSKCGTVKPNIGIKDYFVLVTMFFLTNVCNNYAFDFNIPMPLHMIFRAGSLIANMIMGIIILKKKYVFSKYLSVLMITLGIAICTIISSKEIKSLQAKNVEQVPTTPWEDFFWWALGISLLTIALFISARMGIYQEELHKKYGKNAMEALYYTHLLPLPFFLTLIPNIWEHFAYAVTSEPLKISMLNMHVPKLIVYLIGNVLTQYMCISSVFVLTTECTSLTVTLVLTLRKFLSLIFSIIYFQNPFTIYHWIGTILVFVGTVIFTEIVPKIAESLRPKEETKKVQ, encoded by the exons ATGAATGCAGCTATTGCAATTGCATGCGTTTTCATCGGTTGTTGCAGCAATGTTGTTTTTCTGGAGCTTCTTGTAAA AGAAGATCCTGGTAGTGGAAATCTTATTACATTTTCacaattcctttttatttcattcgaaggatttttatttacttcaaaATGTGGGACTGTAAAACCCAATATAGGAATAAAAGATTACTTTGTATTAGTAACAATGTTTTTCCTGACAAACGTTTGCAACAATTATGCATTTGATTTTAATATACCTATGCCATTGCATATGATATTCAGAGCT gGTTCCTTGATAGCAAATATGATTAtgggtattattattttaaagaaaaaatatgtattcagCAAATATTTATCAGTGTTAATGATTACTCTTGGAATTGCAATTTGTACAATTATTAgtagtaaagaaataaaatcacTACAAGCTAAAAATGTTGAACAAGTACCTACAACTCCATGGGAAGATTTCTTTTGGTGGGCATTAGGTATATCATTATTAACaattgcattatttatttctgCTAGAATGGGTATTTaccaagaagaattacataaaaaatatggaaaaaatgCAATGGAAGCATTATATTATACG CATTTATTGCCCCTGCCATTCTTTTTAACATTAATTCCCAATATTTGGGAACACTTTGCATATGCAGTTACTTCAGAACCACTGAAGATATCAATGCTCAATATGCATGTGCCAAAATTAATTGTATATCTTATTGGAAATGTCCTTACACA aTACATGTGCATTAGTTCTGTGTTTGTATTAACAACAGAATGCACATCTCTTACAGTAACGCTAGTATTAACACTACgaaaatttttatcattaattttctCTATAATATACTTTCAAAATCCTTTCACAATCTACCATTGGATTGGTACGATCCTAGTCTTTGTAGGAACTGTGATATTTACAGAAATAGTACCAAAGATTGCAGAAAGTTTACGCCctaaagaagaaacaaagaaggtccaataa